One genomic region from Harpia harpyja isolate bHarHar1 chromosome 1, bHarHar1 primary haplotype, whole genome shotgun sequence encodes:
- the ARL4A gene encoding ADP-ribosylation factor-like protein 4A, translating to MGNGLSDQTPILSSLPSFQSFHIVILGLDSAGKTTVLYRLQFNEFVNTVPTKGFNTEKIKVTLGNSKTVTFHFWDVGGQEKLRPLWKSYTRCTDGIVFVVDSVDVERMEEAKTELHKITRISENQGVPVLIIANKQDLRNSLSLSEIEKMLAMSELSSSTPWHLQPTCAIIGDGLKEGLEKLHDMIIKRRKMLRQQKKKR from the coding sequence ATGGGGAATGGACTCTCGGACCAGACGCCGATCCTCTCCAGTCTGCCTTCTTTCCAGAGTTTTCACATTGTCATCTTGGGACTGGATTCTGCTGGAAAGACGACCGTGCTCTACAGACTGCAGTTCAATGAGTTTGTCAACACTGTCCCCACTAAAGGATTTAATACGGAGAAAATCAAAGTGACGCTGGGCAACTCGAAAACGGTCACTTTCCACTTCTGGGATGTAGGCGGCCAGGAGAAGCTGAGGCCGCTGTGGAAGTCATACACAAGGTGCACCGATGGCATTGTGTTTGTGGTGGACTCTGTCGATGTTGAGAGAATGGAGGAGGCCAAAACAGAACTTCATAAGATTACTAGGATATCGGAAAATCAAGGAGTGCCTGTCCTTATCATTGCTAACAAGCAGGACTTGAGGAactctctctccctttctgaaATTGAGAAAATGTTAGCGATGAGTGAGCTGAGTTCTTCAACTCCCTGGCATTTGCAGCCTACCTGTGCAATCATTGGAGATGGACTCAAAGAGGGACTGGAGAAACTACATGATATGATAATTAAGCGAAGGAAAATGCTGaggcagcagaaaaagaagagatga